In a genomic window of Salegentibacter salegens:
- the coaBC gene encoding bifunctional phosphopantothenoylcysteine decarboxylase/phosphopantothenate--cysteine ligase CoaBC: protein MSVLKGKKVLLGISGGIAAYKSAFLVRLFIKAGAQVKVVMTPAAKEFVTPLTLSTLSKNEVFSSFTEDDEDEQWNNHVELGLWADFMLLAPATANTLSKMATGNSDNFLLATYLSAKCPVFFAPAMDLDMYKHPSTKKSFESLKSYGNIMIPAGTGELASGLKGEGRMAEPEEIISFLEAHFSENLPLKGKKVLITAGPTYEAIDPVRFIGNHSSGKMGFELAKKAASLGAEVILVSGPTHLEIDDPRINLISVVSAREMYLAAHDYFENVDVAIAAAAVSDYKPKIVAAQKIKKAEENLSLELTKTQDILLSLGKKKTHQKLIGFALETNNELEHAREKLAKKNLDFIVLNSLNDAGAGFKKDTNKITLVYKDSEKAFDLKTKAEVATDIFNEIVHLLDA from the coding sequence ATGTCTGTACTAAAAGGCAAAAAAGTGCTTTTGGGCATAAGTGGAGGAATCGCCGCTTATAAATCTGCTTTTTTAGTACGTTTATTTATTAAAGCCGGTGCACAGGTAAAAGTTGTGATGACGCCGGCTGCAAAAGAATTTGTCACCCCGCTTACGCTTTCAACACTTTCAAAAAACGAGGTTTTTTCCTCTTTTACTGAAGATGATGAAGATGAGCAATGGAACAATCACGTAGAACTCGGCCTTTGGGCCGATTTTATGCTTTTAGCCCCTGCCACTGCCAATACTTTGTCTAAAATGGCCACGGGCAACAGCGATAATTTTCTGCTTGCCACATATCTTTCGGCAAAATGCCCGGTTTTCTTTGCACCTGCAATGGATTTAGATATGTATAAACACCCTTCCACAAAAAAGAGTTTTGAGAGCCTAAAATCCTACGGAAATATTATGATTCCCGCGGGAACGGGTGAACTTGCCAGCGGATTAAAAGGGGAGGGAAGAATGGCAGAGCCCGAAGAAATAATTAGTTTTCTTGAAGCACATTTTTCTGAGAACCTGCCCTTAAAGGGAAAAAAAGTGCTTATCACCGCCGGTCCAACTTACGAAGCTATAGACCCTGTTAGATTTATAGGAAACCATTCCAGCGGAAAAATGGGGTTTGAACTCGCTAAAAAAGCCGCTTCCCTTGGTGCTGAGGTGATCCTGGTTTCGGGCCCTACCCATTTGGAAATTGATGATCCCAGGATCAATTTAATTAGCGTGGTTAGTGCCCGCGAAATGTATCTCGCCGCACACGATTATTTTGAAAATGTAGATGTAGCTATCGCTGCCGCGGCGGTTTCAGACTATAAACCGAAGATCGTAGCTGCTCAAAAAATAAAAAAGGCTGAAGAAAACCTAAGCCTTGAACTCACAAAAACCCAGGATATTCTTCTTTCTTTGGGAAAAAAGAAAACTCATCAAAAATTGATAGGTTTTGCTTTAGAAACCAATAATGAGCTGGAACACGCCCGGGAAAAACTTGCAAAGAAAAACCTCGATTTTATTGTGCTTAATTCTTTAAACGATGCCGGTGCAGGGTTTAAAAAAGATACCAATAAAATTACTTTGGTCTATAAAGATTCAGAAAAGGCTTTTGATTTAAAAACCAAGGCCGAGGTTGCTACCGATATTTTTAACGAAATTGTACATTTGTTAGATGCGTAA
- the recN gene encoding DNA repair protein RecN — MLTALSIKNYALIEDINIKLQEGFTIITGETGAGKSIMLGALGLLLGNRADYGSIRDTEKKCVIEGSFNISNYKLKDFFVSEDLDYEENTIIRREILASGKSRAFVNDTPVKLTSLNKLGEYLIDIHSQHETLSLGNNDYQFQVIDTIANSDALLLEYKTELKSYKSLQKKLVALKEQQAQATKEYDYNLFLLNELEDARLENGMQEELETRYEELSNVEELTENLSSALNLLEQEEIGSLDSLKQARTALAKIANLSSNYESLHQRVESVIIELDDLSAEVNEALDNVEANPEELQSTNQKLQLIYNLQKKHSAESIAELLQIKEELQEKVSVSENAENALSELENAIVKQETKLGSIAAKLHEKRKAIVPAFIKEAESLLADLGMPNARLKIELKKAPNFLANGQDELFWLLAANKGGDFKEIKKAASGGELSRIMLAVKSILAAQSKLPTIIFDEIDTGVSGDIAQKMAGILQRMGNAMQVIAITHLPQIAGKGNSHFKIFKEDSANATTTKIEELKDSERVEELAMMLGGKNIGDSARAHARALLD; from the coding sequence TTGCTCACAGCGCTATCCATTAAAAATTACGCCTTAATTGAAGATATAAACATCAAACTTCAAGAGGGTTTTACTATTATTACAGGAGAAACCGGTGCCGGTAAATCTATTATGCTGGGCGCACTTGGCCTCCTTTTAGGTAACCGTGCCGATTACGGAAGTATTCGAGATACAGAGAAAAAATGTGTAATAGAAGGGAGTTTCAACATCTCTAATTATAAGCTGAAAGATTTTTTTGTTTCTGAAGACCTGGATTATGAAGAAAATACAATAATTAGAAGAGAAATTCTGGCTTCGGGGAAATCCCGCGCTTTTGTAAACGATACGCCGGTAAAACTGACTTCTCTTAATAAACTTGGTGAATATTTAATCGATATCCACAGTCAGCATGAAACTTTGAGTTTGGGTAATAACGATTACCAATTCCAGGTGATAGATACTATTGCTAACAGTGATGCTTTACTGTTGGAATATAAAACCGAACTTAAATCTTATAAAAGCCTGCAAAAAAAGCTGGTTGCCCTAAAAGAACAACAAGCACAGGCTACTAAAGAATACGACTATAACCTGTTTTTACTGAATGAACTTGAAGATGCGCGTTTGGAAAACGGAATGCAGGAAGAACTGGAAACTCGTTACGAAGAATTGAGCAATGTAGAAGAGCTAACCGAAAATCTAAGTTCGGCTTTAAATTTACTGGAGCAGGAAGAAATAGGGAGTTTAGACAGTTTAAAGCAGGCTCGAACAGCATTAGCTAAGATCGCTAATTTATCGTCAAATTATGAAAGTTTACACCAGCGTGTAGAAAGCGTAATTATTGAGTTAGATGATCTTTCTGCTGAAGTGAACGAGGCGTTGGATAATGTAGAGGCTAATCCTGAAGAACTCCAATCTACCAATCAAAAGCTTCAGTTAATCTATAATTTACAGAAAAAACATTCCGCAGAAAGTATTGCTGAATTGTTACAAATAAAAGAGGAACTACAGGAAAAAGTTTCGGTAAGTGAAAATGCCGAAAATGCACTTTCAGAATTAGAAAACGCAATTGTTAAGCAGGAAACTAAATTAGGAAGTATCGCGGCGAAACTGCACGAAAAACGAAAAGCAATAGTTCCGGCGTTTATTAAAGAAGCCGAAAGTTTACTGGCTGATCTTGGAATGCCAAACGCCCGATTAAAAATAGAATTAAAAAAAGCCCCGAATTTTCTCGCTAACGGTCAGGATGAACTTTTCTGGTTGCTGGCGGCGAATAAAGGAGGAGATTTTAAAGAAATTAAAAAAGCAGCTTCTGGTGGGGAACTTTCCCGAATTATGCTGGCAGTAAAAAGTATTTTGGCCGCGCAAAGCAAACTTCCCACAATTATTTTTGATGAAATTGATACGGGTGTTTCAGGAGATATTGCGCAGAAAATGGCGGGGATTTTACAACGAATGGGGAATGCGATGCAGGTGATTGCCATTACGCATCTTCCGCAAATTGCCGGGAAAGGAAACAGTCATTTTAAGATATTTAAAGAAGATTCGGCGAATGCCACTACTACCAAGATAGAAGAATTGAAAGATAGCGAGCGTGTAGAAGAGCTTGCCATGATGCTTGGCGGTAAGAATATTGGAGATTCGGCGCGGGCTCACGCACGTGCACTCCTGGATTAA
- a CDS encoding enoyl-ACP reductase FabI codes for MSYNLLKGKKGIIFGALDENSIAWKTAERIKEEGGEFVLTNAPIALRMGTLKELAEKTGSEIIPADATKIEDLENLVEKSMEILGGKIDFVLHAIGMSVNVRKGNHYTEQNYDFTQKGWDISAVSFHKTMQVLYKKEAMNEWGSIVALSYMAAQRVFPDYNDMADNKAFLESIARSFGYFFGKDHKVRVNTISQSPTPTTAGQGVKGFDGFIAYADKMSPLGNATALECADYTVSLFSDLTKKVTLQNLFHDGGFSNMGVSQEVMDSFIKGQEEK; via the coding sequence ATGTCATATAACCTGTTAAAAGGAAAAAAAGGAATCATTTTTGGCGCTTTAGACGAAAATTCTATCGCCTGGAAAACCGCTGAGCGCATTAAAGAAGAAGGCGGGGAGTTTGTATTAACCAACGCTCCAATTGCTTTAAGAATGGGAACACTTAAAGAGCTTGCCGAGAAAACCGGTTCAGAAATTATTCCTGCCGATGCTACCAAAATAGAAGACCTGGAAAACCTGGTTGAAAAATCTATGGAGATCCTTGGCGGAAAAATTGATTTTGTGCTTCACGCTATCGGGATGTCTGTAAACGTGAGAAAAGGGAATCATTATACCGAACAGAATTACGATTTCACCCAAAAAGGCTGGGATATCTCTGCGGTTTCTTTTCATAAAACCATGCAGGTACTTTACAAAAAAGAAGCGATGAACGAGTGGGGAAGTATTGTAGCACTTAGCTATATGGCGGCGCAACGCGTATTTCCCGATTATAATGATATGGCCGATAATAAAGCCTTTTTAGAATCTATAGCGCGTAGTTTTGGTTATTTCTTCGGAAAAGATCATAAAGTGAGAGTGAATACCATTTCACAATCGCCAACCCCAACCACTGCAGGACAGGGTGTAAAAGGATTTGACGGCTTTATCGCATACGCCGATAAGATGTCGCCGCTTGGTAATGCAACGGCATTAGAGTGCGCCGATTACACTGTGAGTTTATTTTCAGATCTTACTAAAAAAGTAACGCTTCAAAACCTCTTCCACGATGGCGGGTTCTCTAATATGGGAGTTAGCCAGGAAGTGATGGATTCTTTTATTAAAGGGCAGGAGGAGAAATAA
- a CDS encoding DNA-directed RNA polymerase subunit omega — translation MDIKKTDAPINTVTFDKNKVDEPTSNIYEAISVVAKRANQINSEIKKELLEKLDEFATYNDSLDEIFENKEQIEVSKFYEKLPKPHALAIQEWLDGKIYYRNTQDSEEAEA, via the coding sequence ATGGATATTAAAAAGACAGACGCACCAATTAACACAGTTACCTTCGATAAGAACAAGGTAGACGAGCCAACAAGTAACATATATGAGGCTATTTCAGTGGTTGCGAAAAGAGCAAATCAAATAAATTCTGAGATCAAAAAGGAATTGTTGGAGAAGCTTGACGAATTCGCGACTTACAACGACAGTCTTGACGAGATTTTTGAAAATAAAGAGCAAATTGAGGTTTCTAAGTTTTACGAAAAACTTCCAAAACCACACGCTCTTGCTATCCAGGAATGGTTAGACGGTAAGATCTATTACCGAAACACTCAAGATTCTGAAGAAGCAGAAGCTTAA
- the porD gene encoding type IX secretion system protein PorD, with product MRKLLFLILLVTGMPFAAAQELNCEIVINTEQTGQSNLSVFRTLENSLREFVNQTSWTNKEFEPGERISCSMFITINDFEGESFSGTIQVQSSRPVYGSNMVSPILNFNDSQFSFNYREYQPLNYSQNSFSNNLVSVVSFYVYTILGMDADTFAPEGGTNYYQEANRIVNTAQQSGRSGWSGADGQSSRFRLNADLLSNMFTEYRTALYQYHRQGLDVLHKDPEAGKIAIADALESLTTMNSRRANSLLLRSFFDAKADEVTQIFSDGPEINRPGLSQTLSGLAPRYSRNWRNIQ from the coding sequence ATGCGTAAATTACTATTTCTTATCCTCTTAGTTACCGGGATGCCTTTTGCGGCAGCCCAGGAACTTAATTGCGAAATAGTGATCAATACCGAGCAAACCGGGCAAAGCAATCTATCAGTGTTTAGAACTTTAGAGAATTCGCTGCGGGAGTTTGTAAACCAAACTTCCTGGACAAATAAAGAATTTGAACCGGGAGAACGCATCAGTTGTAGTATGTTTATTACCATAAACGATTTTGAAGGTGAATCTTTTAGCGGGACAATACAGGTGCAGTCTTCCAGGCCTGTTTACGGCTCTAATATGGTGAGCCCAATCTTAAATTTTAACGATTCTCAATTCAGCTTTAATTATCGAGAATATCAGCCTTTAAACTACAGTCAGAATTCCTTTTCAAATAACCTGGTTTCGGTAGTTTCCTTTTATGTCTACACCATTTTAGGAATGGATGCCGATACTTTTGCTCCTGAAGGTGGTACCAATTATTACCAGGAAGCCAACCGAATTGTAAATACCGCGCAGCAAAGCGGACGCTCCGGCTGGAGTGGAGCCGACGGACAATCTTCACGGTTCCGTTTAAATGCCGATTTGCTCTCTAATATGTTTACTGAATACCGTACTGCTTTATACCAGTATCATCGCCAGGGTTTAGATGTATTGCATAAGGATCCTGAAGCTGGAAAAATTGCAATTGCTGATGCTCTGGAAAGTTTAACTACCATGAATTCCAGGAGAGCGAATTCTTTATTGCTTAGAAGCTTTTTTGATGCCAAAGCCGATGAGGTGACGCAGATCTTTAGCGATGGCCCCGAAATTAATCGTCCTGGATTAAGTCAGACACTAAGTGGCCTGGCGCCCCGATATTCCCGTAACTGGAGAAATATTCAGTAA
- a CDS encoding HigA family addiction module antitoxin, translated as MKKLNNIHPGEILKEEFLVPLEISAYRLSKETFIPQTRISEIIKKKRRITADTALRLSKYFGTTAKFWLGLQDDYDLEEEKKLKGKELNNIKPLENNAA; from the coding sequence ATGAAAAAGTTAAATAACATACATCCCGGGGAAATATTAAAGGAAGAATTTTTAGTTCCTTTAGAAATTAGTGCATACCGACTTTCAAAAGAAACCTTTATTCCTCAAACCCGAATAAGTGAAATTATAAAAAAAAAACGAAGAATTACTGCAGATACCGCTTTACGCCTTTCAAAATATTTTGGAACAACTGCTAAGTTTTGGTTAGGGTTACAGGATGATTACGATTTGGAAGAGGAAAAAAAACTAAAAGGAAAAGAATTGAATAATATTAAGCCCTTAGAAAATAATGCTGCTTAA
- a CDS encoding CdaR family protein, giving the protein MFKNIRFKRISIKKSSLKSFGFFLLFSSLIWFFVQISKEYTQVIDIPVSYENVPLDKTISKERPENLQLRIQDKGFAIWYYQIFKPEVKLDLGKALEEEDELVYNFEANREVLEEQVNINFEKARFIQESLSVEFQPKKNKWVQVTPRINLGYAVGYSAQKAVSLQPDSVQVSGPENIIDTLQNLNTVYLKINDINANVSGRVKIDTTNLGMLSFYSTEVTYSQEVEKFTEGSVKVPVEILNKPEDTNISIFPKEVLVYFQVNLKQYEMVKSENFRVVCDFNDIDDADDFIIARIAEAPLFVRNLRLNDRRIQFVIKR; this is encoded by the coding sequence ATGTTTAAAAACATAAGATTTAAACGAATCTCTATTAAAAAATCCAGCTTAAAAAGCTTCGGGTTTTTCTTGCTGTTTTCTTCACTCATCTGGTTTTTTGTACAAATTTCTAAAGAATATACGCAGGTAATAGACATCCCGGTTTCTTATGAGAATGTACCTTTAGATAAAACTATTTCTAAAGAACGCCCCGAGAATTTACAATTAAGAATTCAGGATAAAGGTTTTGCCATTTGGTATTACCAGATTTTTAAGCCCGAGGTAAAATTAGATCTCGGCAAAGCTTTAGAAGAAGAGGATGAACTGGTTTATAATTTTGAAGCAAACCGCGAGGTATTGGAAGAGCAGGTAAATATTAACTTCGAAAAAGCCCGTTTTATCCAGGAAAGCCTTTCAGTAGAATTTCAGCCCAAAAAGAATAAATGGGTACAGGTAACACCTCGTATAAATTTAGGTTATGCTGTAGGTTATTCGGCCCAAAAGGCGGTAAGCCTGCAACCCGATTCGGTACAGGTTAGCGGACCCGAAAATATTATTGATACCCTGCAGAATTTAAATACAGTTTATTTAAAGATCAACGATATTAATGCGAATGTTTCCGGCAGGGTTAAAATTGATACTACAAACCTGGGGATGTTGAGTTTTTATAGCACCGAAGTCACCTATAGCCAGGAAGTAGAGAAATTTACCGAAGGCAGTGTGAAAGTGCCGGTAGAAATTCTTAATAAGCCCGAAGATACCAATATTTCTATTTTTCCGAAGGAAGTTTTAGTGTATTTCCAGGTGAATTTAAAGCAATATGAAATGGTGAAATCCGAAAACTTCAGGGTGGTTTGCGATTTTAACGATATAGATGATGCC
- a CDS encoding type II toxin-antitoxin system RelE/ParE family toxin, translated as MIRSFRDKETDIIWKGIQSRKLPANIQNGARRKLRMINNAHTINDLRIPPANHLEKLSGNFEGMFSIRINKQWRIMFKWENDNAFEVQIIDYH; from the coding sequence GTGATTAGATCATTTAGAGATAAAGAAACTGATATAATTTGGAAAGGAATTCAATCACGAAAACTTCCGGCCAATATTCAAAATGGGGCCAGAAGAAAATTGAGAATGATAAATAATGCTCATACAATAAATGACTTAAGAATTCCTCCCGCTAATCACCTGGAAAAACTGAGTGGAAATTTTGAAGGTATGTTTAGCATTAGAATCAATAAGCAATGGAGAATAATGTTTAAATGGGAAAATGATAATGCTTTTGAAGTTCAGATTATAGACTATCATTAA
- a CDS encoding glycosyltransferase — protein MTLEYSFIIPVYNRPGEVRELLESMLQLQFDRDFEIVLVEDGSSISSGGIATEFQQQLNISYYYKKNTGPGDSRNFGMQKAKGDYFLILDSDVLLPENYLQEVDAFLQHNYCDCFGGPDASHPSFSKTQKAIDYSMTSFFTTGGIRGKKSSVNDFQPRSFNMGISKKAFEVSGGFGEIHPGEDPDLSLRLKKLGYKLCLIPDAVVFHKRRIDWSKFYTQVQKFGMVRPILNTWHPGSGKLTYWFPAVFSLGFLFAILLLKLGIWWLFLLYVLYFVIIATDAAIKNKSLEIGFLAVYAALVQFFGYGYGFMKSLWHIHILKQDPEHEFPNLFFKNV, from the coding sequence ATGACCCTGGAATATTCCTTTATAATTCCTGTTTATAACCGGCCCGGGGAGGTTAGGGAGTTGTTAGAGAGCATGCTTCAGCTTCAGTTTGATCGTGATTTTGAAATTGTACTGGTAGAAGACGGCTCCAGTATTTCTTCAGGAGGAATTGCAACAGAATTTCAGCAGCAACTCAATATAAGTTACTATTACAAAAAAAATACCGGGCCCGGAGACTCGCGTAATTTCGGCATGCAAAAAGCTAAGGGTGATTACTTTCTTATCCTGGATTCTGATGTTTTATTGCCCGAAAATTATCTGCAGGAAGTAGATGCTTTTCTTCAGCATAACTACTGCGATTGTTTTGGTGGTCCCGATGCTTCCCATCCTTCTTTCAGCAAGACTCAAAAGGCCATAGATTACTCCATGACCTCTTTTTTTACTACCGGTGGGATTCGGGGTAAAAAGTCTTCGGTAAACGATTTTCAGCCGCGCAGTTTTAATATGGGAATTTCAAAGAAAGCCTTTGAAGTCTCTGGAGGATTTGGGGAAATTCATCCCGGTGAAGATCCCGATCTTTCCCTTCGGCTTAAAAAACTGGGCTATAAATTATGTTTAATTCCCGACGCGGTGGTGTTCCATAAACGCCGCATAGACTGGTCAAAATTTTATACCCAGGTTCAAAAATTTGGGATGGTAAGGCCTATTTTAAACACCTGGCACCCCGGCTCGGGGAAGCTCACTTACTGGTTTCCGGCGGTTTTTAGCTTAGGTTTTTTATTCGCTATTTTACTATTAAAACTGGGAATTTGGTGGTTATTTCTTTTATATGTGCTATATTTTGTGATTATTGCCACTGATGCCGCGATAAAAAATAAAAGTTTAGAAATAGGTTTTCTTGCTGTTTATGCCGCTTTGGTACAATTTTTTGGGTATGGTTATGGTTTTATGAAATCGCTTTGGCATATTCATATTTTAAAACAAGACCCGGAACACGAATTCCCGAATTTATTCTTTAAAAATGTTTAA